A DNA window from Salvelinus alpinus chromosome 39, SLU_Salpinus.1, whole genome shotgun sequence contains the following coding sequences:
- the LOC139566803 gene encoding zinc finger protein 32-like codes for MSDPERLELGPLGCPSAPGSDYLLYGNPSLRKVHSHGDSGDVLETGNDSSCSYTTEMDPGNMPLDLETQTDLSRGDWNRYSSSVYSEGCLDKKGEVIVIDERTVKGEAPLTWNVDETHLGVGHSQGRDFLDYRESLETNPNVASHSPLHTLRDLDTVSTSMGPSDSQSRDFFDQVLNSKDQRAKARGGGATSGNSKEKRFCNEGFNCPQKVEIHQRVHIGVKPFSCTQCQMHFAEAGNLKRHQRVHTGEKPFSCVQCHMHFARTGDLKRHQRVHTGEKPFSCTQCHMRFAQAGNLKMHLKVHTGERPFACPHCGKRFSERRCLRIHQQKKHSIL; via the coding sequence ATGtcagacccagagagactggagctgggacCACTGGGCTGTCCTTCTGCTCCTGGCTCAGATTATTTACTTTACGGTAACCCGAGCCTGAGGAAGGTTCATTCCCATGGGGACTCGGGTGACGTGTTGGAGACTGGCAATGATTCATCTTGTTCTTACACAACAGAGATGGACCCTGGCAACATGCCCTTGGATTTAGAGacacagactgatctgtctagaggggactggaaccggtacagtagtagcgtatactctgaagggtgcctagATAAGAAAGGGGAGGTTATAGTCATAGATGAGAGGACTGTGAAGGGCGAGGCTCCTCTGACATGGAATGTAGATGAGACTCACTTAGGAGTAGGACACTCACAAGGCAGAGATTTCTTAGATTACAGAGAAAGCTTAGAGACTAATCCAAATGTTGCGTCCCATTCCCCTTTACACACGCTCAGGGATCTCGACACAGTGTCCACGTCGATGGGGCCTTCCGATTCACAGAGCCGGGACTTTTTcgatcaggtattgaactcaaaGGATCAAAGGGCCAAGGCTCGGGGAGGGGGAGCAACATCAGGCAATAGTAAAGAGAAACGGTTCTGTAATGAAGGCTTCAATTGCCCCCAGAAGGTagagatccaccagagggtccacataggggtgaaacccttcagctgtacccagtgtcaaaTGCACTTTGCTGAGGCTGgcaacctgaagaggcaccaaagggtccacacaggggagaaacccttcagctgtGTCCAGTGTCACATGCACTTCGCCCGGACAGGTGACCTGAAGAGGcatcagagggtccacacaggggagaaacccttcagctgtacccagtgtcacatgcgcttcgCCCAGGCTGGCAACCTAaagatgcacctgaaggtccacacgggagaAAGGCCATTTGCCTGTCCGCACtgcgggaagaggttctcagagaggagatgcctcaggatacaccagcagaaaaaacATTCCATTTTATAA